Within Paramormyrops kingsleyae isolate MSU_618 chromosome 24, PKINGS_0.4, whole genome shotgun sequence, the genomic segment tgtctgaacaattataaattgcactgaccagaaaagcttgagtgttgatagcatcacaggcagaaccataaatgattttttttgtttgtcatttttaaacacattgacaatgcattataatgcattcataaagcattataaacacggctatatttctaaaagggcataacacattgccatgattattatgcactatgactgccttatgaagctctcatctataatgcactatagatacctttgtaatgcagtagaaagctgtattattccgaccatcataatgcattatgagggtatctatagtgcattccagatgagagcttcataaatcattcataatgcataatacacatgggtataatgtgttatgccttttgataaataattatagccacgtttctaatactttacggattcattattattagttatgaatgtgtttataaattgctaaagcaatggctttaagtagtgttacctgatttttgtttacaaacgtaacattttttgctgaggggctctctaaccccaaaatggccttagatgaatttgcagagacagaaatcttccagaaggagctggaggctgccaagaaacgggtggagaagaagatggagaaaaagaggaaaaggccagactcacgacaagcagGCCGCCTTTGCAGATGCtgccgcatgaacctgaaacagggaccaaacagctagcctgcacatccacaccggcttccctggagtggcagggaaatgcacttactgcccatctaaagtgtactctgtataccgaggagattcgggcgtctcctttgtttaaggcagagtgataaagatgggtaaacttaataattttaatttagtcattttaatgtaatatttgaatgcaggccttaaatgatccatattatttcaataaggcctccctttaggggtatagtccatgcttttacgtttgtgtaaaacaaaccaaacaaaggacacagccgcatgaccccgcggcgccgaacaaagaagcactgtgggacacacgccggcgtccgaaacagactgaggaaacgagcacatcgcccgcccctgcccagagtcccgctcgcaaacgtccagtctaaactaggtgacctaagagcgaggttggggttccagcgcgatgcaagaaactgcaatatatcacgtttcacggaaacgtggctgacccccctggtactggatctagtggtgactccgtcggactctttctctctttttcctgtttcataactgcttgctgttggtcatttaggacttgctctttgtccatgaaactatgtcaccactatgcttgcaaatttaaggatctaggaaattagcttatataatattatattataatataaatataattttatatatataataataataatatacagctgcagactcttaatgccactctcaggccccttccgtttggtggacgcatgtgcagaaaacaaagaaacatgtactttatcagtttcacaagttttcaaagtagagttggatggcacctttaaccttaaaggcctgtatttgcggcagaatggtcatgcaatttgggtttaacaccaaaatcatgtccctgtgcttgcatcatttaatgaattgcccctctatgttttttgcattgcacttgagaactgaagaaacctttaattcaatggcaagtccactacaattctctacatgtacatgagtttaaccaaCCATTATataagctaatcaaattttgtttcaaacttcacaatgttttaaataaccacacagacacaaaccaaatgcaaaataatccacatttatttatatcttagtcttatcttattctatgttaccttatgttatacaaaatcttatcttaaccttatcttaacttactctatattagtcttatcttattctatgttaccttacgttatacaatcttatcttaaccttatcttaacttacactatattagtcttatcttattctatgttaccttatgttatacaaaatcttatcttaaccttatcttaacttactctatattagtcttatcttattctatgttaccttacgttatacaatcttatcttaaccttatcttaacttacactatattagtcttatcttattctatgttaccttatgttatacaaaatcttatcttaaccttatcttaacttactctatattagtcttatcttattctatgttaccttatgttatacaaaatcttattttaacctatattagtcttatcttattctaatcttatgtcatacaaacttaggataagttaaggttaaactatcttaatcttatcttatcctaagaacttgtgagatctctcacctaattatttacaggttctatgaaaaactatttacatcacacagatagcccatctccacagccaactccaggaccccggggatggcactcagctggtccagcgcatcattaggaaatatcacctcagcttcatcaacccaattgtcaacatacgtgtagtgagcctctaggttttggtccctcccctgcttgcagatggaaattgcatttaaaaactcactccaaaactgaatacaccaatggtaagttaagcacttggcctcataggtcattttagggtagttgctaagataatagttatgcaacttattgaatctttccattttttcaaaaacaacagaaggggacataaatgggggtgtcggacccgtaaccagctgagatgaggggtgcgctggaacctgatacggaggggtgggatgaaccatggccggagctgaagatggatgtggggctgggcttacatgtgagactacgtgtggtgacggaggaggagagtctgtaaaaaaagatggagatggagaggagacaaaagaggatgggatgggtgacggaactaagaatgaagtggaggagaaggccggtgagcagggctcaggctcaggctctgacatagatggagcgcgacacaggatggttgcaacctcatcgtcactctgggtgagatcctcacacgggatcttctcacccacttgggttgagtcaaacgggtttcccaatttgcagttactgaagcgtactagattccgtaaattttttgtaaatggccccttttgttttttacaccaatttctacgtcctgaccggcctcccgccgtatttctacggcgtcctgagccctgctgacccctgctggttgccaccggggagggagcagacgaagtggcggcagacacggtgatggagctgggtgccggcggcccagtgcggcatttcctccgatggcctccaccactggtgctggttcgtcctttggggttaaaaagacaggggacagcacatttaaataaagtgaatccttatgtcactctacaacaaaactacatcacatacatcacagatatcacacttggcagtcagtattgcacattgagaaaaattctgccatcttattggatacaggaaacgcaagcttgggagacttatgcgctggtcttgaatcgggccgcctgcgtttcgacaggggaacttgacttataaaaacacaccagttagtgcacagattccctgatatgcagaacaacagcgaaaaaccacactggaaactgatgtaacttatgcattattacaccaatgttgaaatgctttcctcgccctagtagcataaaagccaatctagtttatttatttttgttttgttcaggctttttgacaaatgaaggccctttttagtaggccagtgtctagtcaaaggtgtaaacttaagaggaaaataaactattctgactgtgccattaattctctttttttcccagttactttggcaatattgtctttttattcaattttgatagtaatttgaaatgttgtAATTTAAATTAGATTTCCACAGCTAGTTCTGGCAATAGTTGaagttgtcatgaaaaataataatcctgtaccatgccttgatcactaactgctattctgctactgctaacagcattgtaaggaactgtggttttgatagacatttcacataattaagtaatgatgtctcagcaacaacgtaaaaaccaaagaccaaattttctggagatgttcatgacattatttgctagatttatttaaaaaattgatcaattttgaaatacaggtgttttgttattgaatttttaatactttaataacccatggtaattattcgtatggggatggcatattatttgttcaacctatagagctggacaatagctttaaaacaatatgaggaccatttctgtgcagcttatattatggtaaatatagccagtcaaaaaaaaaagaagttaaaacttcatccatccacacatcacAGCGACAGATTTTATTGATTTCTGatttcattatacaatacagcagacatgccgaaaagagccccgtatttttactgcttcatggtaacaaatcacCGTTTGCCTAAAAGTCAACCGTTTTATTATCTAGTATCCTAAGACATGTAGTTCCAAAATAAGATAGttatcacagactgcaagattcaacaagaccagccaaccctattctgactttcattcttcgagTGCTGAGCTATTCTGGGCATCACTTTGCAGTCCTTACCATGGCTAACTGAACCGGGGATGTCTTCCGGAGCAATCCGGacactgactgccccatttggcaggagccagtcgattctccagaggcacacagtggcgttcagggcagacatctcgatcacgtcttgtctctcgctgggaagctgcaaatctgagctgctttgaatgttcaaatcaaattaactcgAAGTGCAACTACAATTGTTATGATGCGGTTGCTATGGTACTGTGGCCAATTAGTGTCAGCGTGCTGCAAAGTCGTCAAACACGTTAACCAAATGACAACACACACGATGTACATTAACAAAAGCGCGGAAAAATAATAGGAGCACCGCAAATTTAGAAGACacgtttaaaaagagaaaagcgcTGCAGATCCGCTCACAACACAGTTGCTAAGTTTCCGGGTGACAAAGAAACCAATTGTGGCTGGGCTGTATATCGAATATGTTTACgcaatacaaatatattatcaaaacaagATGTAGAATGACACAATACAGGTCGTGTCTGTATaattgagatatatatatatatatataaataaaatttgatcgtttgttaaaattattaggtcgctattacagtatttgaatacaatttcttCCTGGTAgcaagtaacgcgagagctgcggtcgtGACCttccacagactcccagaattcatagcgacaattaagcgacccattcagttagtGGAAGATTTGATGGAGGGGAATGAGCGGGAGACGTTCTTATCTCACTTGTGGTTTTGATTTACAACTGAATATTTAGCACAGTTGGAAATTTTGGTGTAGTGCTAATATTCCTAAGAATCTAGGGATATGTCGATCGATACACTTATTGCGATGTTGTGTTTTACGTACAGGTATCGGTTTTAATTAATAGTTTTCATGGAAAGGTTCCCGCGGTGgtttattttctgctctgtctgACCCCCGGACAGTTAGGCAGCAGGGCTGTAATTAATCTTCAGCCATTTCACTCTTCCACTGTAGCAACGTCAACTGAAGAATTATGAACAATGATGGAGGCACATTCGCAGCTGTTCCGAGCTTTCCAATGTTTCTCTGACTATGTTTTACTGGTTTCTTTGCTTCCAGTACCAgtattttattcatctttgttcttctttaatGTTGGtgaatatttcttttatttcatattgtattttacttgtgGTTTTATCCTTAACAGGCTTGCTCCAAAGACATCTTATTGTATTTGCACAGTGACAGTAACGCTGTCTTATCTTGCAAGAGGAAGTAGAATAAGGCTGCACTGCTAaccttagcattagcaaacctagcaatgttggtagtaacgcgttactgtaattccactacttttgtctgtaaggagtaatgtaactaattaccatttcaaattaaaaaacgcaaggtactgaaatttcaacggactcgttacctttgtcttgcgtgaaaatattaatggataaaggcagcatgttcccctaatttcctgtttatgatgtaacgccatccgaccttaccgtggcgcaatgaatgggtgatattataggtacgctgataggtacaattagacagttgtattttctggcactgtcacagcagcaacactaaagtaatataactaccatgcagtttgctaagtcacgaagttatcttttgtcatgtgatTATACCGTTACATACCTTaacgcaattaagatgttttcatgtgtttctaATGATACAATTACAACACTAGCCATGTAGAGGCATTAATcgggaattcatttataaaggcttcatgtgaccgaaaaagatgccaaacattcataggtaCGTATCTAagaggattttgggatttataaagaaaaacgtatgctgaaaacaactcgcacgttttgtgaacgaggctgaaggggatgcggtttcgacagaatcctgtagagggcactgtgtatgctaaattgaaggctccaggaatgttgtcggcatttcatttcatggtcacacggccatcggctctgaaattaaactgttcttttaaatagaattgtttaaatttgcaaactgaattgtatgctgtgtttgaatgttcagatatcattagatatttcactgcatattttcCAACTTAATTGGTACTCTGTCACTAAGACGtactacacaaacaaagcattttctgcccaaggtaaaggcttcttattcagtttccctacagTGGATAACTGGGGTCCGTGGGATGTTTGGATGTTAGTGTCAGGGCATTCTGGTAGAATGTGACCATTGGCAACAATGGGCTGGACAGCTCTGTGCTCATCTTGTCTCATCTGGGACTCccaccatcactgccactgagcatctcctctacaagcaaacactggggtgccaccaagaccagcaggctgctggtggctctgggatgcaaccactactgaggccagatgagggagccactaatgatggcttgaagacatatcagtgtcagaatgacatgtttgagataaatgtagaactacaggataaatttacagttataccgccaggtgttttcataacagctcgcttatagtaacattatcactagcatccatttcacttgtttgacgagagcgaactgacagacttttgtctctcatacgttccctgtaattatgcactaaataatgaattgtcatgaccgttatttgataatgtgtgtggtttttatgttgtcgtatgataaaatcttgtcgCCACGGTActgacagtaattttgtgtcaccaattagctagcatcgctcacttggtaagaggctgaagctaggtttgccgcatagcctatgtggccatggcttgtagtaaaatggcacatgggataatgaatggacatgatcgttttacatatttgtgtgtatagttttttgtcataacgttaaaaaatcttgtcagtccgtttctgacaaacttgtgttgatcagtgacctgagcatcgctcacatggtagactattatctgtctgaacaattataaattgcactgaccagaaaagcttgagtgttgatagcatcacaggcagaaccataaatgatttttggtaacatctttttttgttttagtcatttttaaacacattgaccatgcattataatgcattcatgaagcattataaacacggctatatttctaaaagggcataacacattgccatgtttattatgcactatgactgccttatgaagctctcatctataatgcactatagatacttttgtaatgcagtagaaagctgtattattccgaccatcataatgcattatgagggcATCTACAgtatagtgcattccagatgagaaTAATGATTtatggattcattattattagttatgaatgtgtttataaattactaaatcTACTCCGTCATcccaacacacatgtagggctttgaggtgcatgTGCGTcgctggggggcaggggaggtattcctcctctgtcctcccgtgaccacctgtgtctcaatcacacatcacaagcaccatgcccttcccctgttttaaagcactttagaacaacacacaccaacaccacatctgagtgggcggagggaagcatggggtcttttcacacccccgttctctgctcgccatctggagccgggggctgagaagaatag encodes:
- the LOC140582165 gene encoding uncharacterized protein, with product MSALNATVCLWRIDWLLPNGAVSVRIAPEDIPGSVSHGRTSTSGGGHRRKCRTGPPAPSSITVSAATSSAPSPVATSRGQQGSGRRRNTAGGRSGRRNWCKKQKGPFTKNLRNLVRFSNCKLGNPFDSTQVGEKIPCEDLTQSDDEVATILCRAPSMSEPEPEPCSPAFSSTSFLVPSPIPSSFVSSPSPSFFTDSPPPSPHVVSHVSPAPHPSSAPAMVHPTPPYQVPAHPSSQLVTGPTPPFMSPSVVFEKMERFNKLHNYYLSNYPKMTYEAKCLTYHWCIQFWSEFLNAISICKQGRDQNLEAHYTYVDNWVDEAEVIFPNDALDQLSAIPGVLELAVEMGYLCDVNSFS